A section of the Vibrio vulnificus CMCP6 genome encodes:
- a CDS encoding GntP family permease, which translates to MIEVSTLGALAALVVAIALILKKVPPAYGMIIGALIGGVIGGVSLTDTVSLMIGGAQGIVTAVLRILAAGVLAGVLIESGAATSIAETIVKKVGETRALLALALATMILTAVGVFVDVAVITVSPIALAIARRADISKTAILLAMVGGGKAGNVMSPNPNAIAAADAFNVPLTSVMAAGVIPGLCGLVLAYFIAKRLVNKGSKVAASEVIAVDHSKLPKFGAAIVAPLVAIALLALRPIAGINVDPLIALPLGGLLGAVVMGRFADTNHFAVSGLSRMAPVAVMLLGTGTLAGIIANSGLKNGLIDILTASGLPSYLLAPISGAMMSLATASTTAGTAVASNVFSHTILELGVPALAGAAMIHSGATVLDHMPHGSFFHATGGAVHMDIRERLKLIPYESAVGLMIAFVSVMMFGVFGLFV; encoded by the coding sequence ATGATTGAAGTCTCTACCCTCGGAGCCTTAGCTGCCTTAGTGGTGGCCATTGCGCTCATACTGAAAAAAGTCCCACCCGCGTACGGCATGATCATTGGCGCTCTTATCGGCGGTGTGATTGGTGGTGTTTCACTGACCGACACAGTTTCTCTAATGATCGGCGGCGCACAAGGTATTGTGACCGCGGTTTTACGTATTCTTGCCGCCGGTGTTTTGGCTGGCGTTTTGATTGAATCTGGCGCAGCAACATCGATCGCAGAGACGATCGTCAAAAAAGTGGGGGAAACACGCGCGCTTCTCGCCCTGGCATTGGCGACCATGATTCTGACTGCCGTTGGCGTTTTTGTTGATGTCGCCGTCATTACGGTTTCTCCGATTGCGTTGGCGATTGCTCGCCGTGCTGATATCTCTAAAACCGCGATTTTGCTTGCCATGGTCGGGGGCGGTAAAGCCGGTAACGTAATGTCGCCAAATCCCAATGCAATCGCAGCCGCTGATGCCTTTAATGTGCCATTAACCTCTGTGATGGCAGCTGGTGTGATTCCTGGTCTTTGTGGTTTGGTATTGGCGTATTTCATTGCGAAACGTCTGGTCAATAAGGGGTCTAAAGTCGCGGCCAGCGAAGTCATTGCAGTGGATCACAGCAAACTGCCAAAATTTGGCGCTGCCATTGTCGCGCCATTGGTGGCAATTGCACTATTGGCTTTACGCCCAATTGCCGGCATCAACGTTGATCCGCTCATCGCCTTGCCTTTAGGCGGTTTGCTCGGTGCCGTGGTGATGGGTCGATTCGCCGATACCAACCACTTTGCAGTCTCTGGCCTTTCGCGCATGGCACCGGTTGCCGTCATGCTGCTTGGCACAGGTACTCTCGCAGGTATTATCGCAAACTCAGGGCTTAAAAATGGCTTGATCGATATTCTCACCGCTTCGGGTTTACCGTCCTATCTCCTTGCCCCGATTTCCGGTGCAATGATGTCACTTGCAACAGCATCCACCACAGCAGGAACCGCCGTTGCATCTAACGTATTTAGTCACACCATTCTTGAACTGGGAGTACCTGCATTAGCGGGGGCAGCCATGATTCATTCTGGTGCCACTGTTCTTGACCATATGCCACATGGTAGCTTCTTCCACGCAACGGGCGGCGCTGTTCATATGGACATTCGTGAGCGTTTAAAACTGATTCCTTATGAGTCTGCGGTTGGCTTAATGATCGCTTTTGTCTCTGTCATGATGTTCGGCGTATTTGGTCTGTTTGTATAA
- a CDS encoding sugar diacid recognition domain-containing protein, whose translation MKLNETIARQIVERTMKIIPYSVNVMDDQGRIIGSGDPSRLQQKHEGAVLAITECRVVEIDKATASHLKGVKPGINLPILFLEQVIGVIGVSGAPDEVKHYGELVKMTAELIVEQAALMSQVQWNKRHREELVLQLISGATLNDNQLNSIAERLGLNLSEPRIAAVVKVFPDKQTSLSLEHLQQIVHLLEYPERDNLVGILSVSNNEVVVLKPISLTDNGWSKEVETKRINQLLKRVSKEGNFSIKIALGDYFEGLAGLAQSFETAKLTMQLMAEQSGTVFFYQDHKLPVLMSDLLSQPWKAEQLQAPLLKLQKKDSKGVLLKTLTAYFAQNCDACRTCQALHIHRNTLRYRIEKIEDITSLNFNNLNNTFQLYIALELFSSKQRNCADAQKTKQSAG comes from the coding sequence ATGAAACTGAACGAAACTATTGCACGGCAAATTGTCGAACGCACCATGAAGATCATCCCCTATTCGGTCAATGTGATGGACGATCAAGGGAGAATTATTGGTTCGGGGGATCCATCGCGACTGCAACAAAAACATGAAGGTGCCGTGCTCGCAATTACGGAGTGTCGAGTGGTTGAGATCGATAAAGCCACCGCCAGCCATTTAAAAGGGGTTAAGCCTGGGATCAACTTACCAATCCTTTTTCTAGAACAAGTCATTGGCGTCATTGGCGTATCCGGCGCACCAGACGAAGTGAAGCATTATGGCGAACTGGTTAAGATGACCGCAGAGCTCATCGTTGAGCAAGCAGCCCTCATGTCTCAAGTGCAATGGAATAAGCGACACAGGGAAGAGTTGGTTCTGCAGCTTATCTCTGGCGCGACGCTGAATGACAACCAGTTGAACTCCATTGCAGAGCGACTTGGCTTAAATTTGAGTGAGCCGAGAATAGCTGCTGTGGTCAAGGTTTTTCCTGATAAACAAACCTCACTCTCGTTGGAGCATTTACAACAGATCGTTCACCTACTTGAGTATCCTGAACGTGACAATCTCGTTGGTATTTTATCTGTCTCTAATAACGAGGTGGTGGTGTTAAAACCGATAAGCCTAACCGACAACGGTTGGTCCAAAGAGGTGGAAACCAAGCGCATCAACCAGTTGCTAAAGCGGGTAAGTAAAGAAGGGAACTTCTCAATTAAAATTGCGCTCGGAGACTACTTTGAAGGATTGGCAGGATTAGCCCAATCTTTTGAAACCGCCAAACTCACCATGCAATTGATGGCTGAGCAATCTGGCACGGTTTTCTTCTACCAAGATCATAAGCTACCTGTGTTGATGAGCGATCTCCTTTCACAACCCTGGAAAGCCGAACAATTGCAGGCTCCATTACTGAAACTGCAAAAAAAAGACAGCAAAGGCGTGCTACTCAAAACCCTCACCGCGTATTTTGCTCAGAACTGTGATGCATGTCGAACTTGCCAAGCGCTTCATATCCATCGTAATACCCTCCGCTATCGAATTGAAAAGATTGAAGATATAACATCATTAAATTTCAATAACTTAAATAACACCTTCCAACTCTATATCGCGCTAGAGTTGTTCTCCTCAAAACAAAGAAATTGTGCAGATGCACAAAAAACAAAGCAGTCAGCTGGGTGA
- a CDS encoding YacL family protein: MDYEFKKNILDGHYYCHCSMDHEIVGRWVQEEIGKESTKIAQVLALIVAARSNPTEELCLNGTEISLMICGDEVTVQDNALLHSYELEAESEFELYDCESVACCGLEDFEQLIQQWQLFVRR; the protein is encoded by the coding sequence ATGGATTACGAATTTAAGAAAAACATCCTAGATGGTCACTATTACTGCCATTGCTCAATGGACCATGAAATTGTTGGCCGTTGGGTTCAAGAAGAAATCGGCAAAGAGAGCACTAAAATCGCCCAAGTGCTGGCTTTAATTGTCGCCGCAAGAAGTAACCCGACAGAAGAGCTTTGCTTAAATGGCACCGAAATCAGCTTGATGATTTGTGGCGACGAAGTCACCGTGCAAGACAATGCACTGCTGCACAGTTACGAGCTTGAGGCAGAGAGCGAGTTCGAACTGTACGACTGTGAGAGTGTCGCATGTTGTGGTTTAGAAGACTTTGAACAGCTAATTCAGCAGTGGCAGTTGTTCGTTCGTCGTTGA
- the glnK gene encoding P-II family nitrogen regulator, which yields MKLINAIIKPFKLDDVREALADVGIEGMTVSEVKGFGRQKGHTELYRGAEYQVDFLPKVKLEIATQAENVDRVIEAITKAAHTGKIGDGKIFVYDLSHAVRIRTGETDVEAL from the coding sequence ATGAAACTAATTAACGCCATTATCAAACCTTTTAAGCTCGATGATGTTCGAGAAGCGCTGGCGGATGTCGGTATTGAAGGCATGACCGTTTCCGAGGTCAAAGGCTTTGGTCGTCAAAAAGGTCACACTGAACTTTACCGTGGTGCGGAATATCAAGTGGACTTTCTACCTAAAGTCAAACTGGAGATCGCAACGCAGGCTGAGAATGTTGACCGTGTGATTGAAGCGATCACCAAAGCAGCGCACACCGGAAAAATCGGTGACGGCAAAATCTTTGTTTACGACTTGAGCCATGCCGTACGTATTCGTACTGGTGAAACTGACGTTGAAGCACTTTAA
- a CDS encoding ammonium transporter gives MELTTTVSELRYALDTFFFLISGALVMWMAAGFAMLEAGLVRSKNTTEILTKNFCLYAIACTTYLVVGYNIMYVDNSEGGWLPSIGALIGSQAEGADHSLESDFFFQVVFVATAMSVVSGAVAERMKLWSFLLFSAILTAFIYPVEGYWTWGGGFLSAAGFSDFAGSGIVHMAGAAAALAGVLLLGARKGKYGKNGEVYPIPGSNMPLATLGTFILWFGWFGFNGGSQLMVSDFENATAVGQIFLNTNAAAAAGAITALLVCKTTWGKADLTMILNGALAGLVAITADPLSPSPLYAVAIGAVAGALVVFSIVGLDKLKIDDPVGAISVHGVCGFFGLMVVPISNGDASFLSQLFGAAVIFAWVFGASLAVWAVLKATIGIRVSEDEEMEGMDMHDCGVGAYPEFVTVK, from the coding sequence ATGGAATTAACAACAACAGTCTCGGAACTACGCTACGCGCTCGATACCTTTTTCTTCCTTATTTCTGGGGCGCTGGTGATGTGGATGGCAGCGGGTTTCGCCATGCTGGAAGCGGGGTTGGTTCGTTCAAAGAACACCACGGAAATCTTAACTAAAAACTTCTGCCTATACGCGATTGCGTGCACCACGTATTTAGTCGTGGGCTACAACATTATGTACGTGGATAACAGTGAAGGCGGCTGGTTGCCTTCGATTGGCGCATTAATTGGTAGCCAAGCAGAAGGAGCCGATCACTCACTTGAGTCTGATTTCTTCTTCCAAGTGGTGTTTGTGGCAACGGCTATGTCAGTGGTATCTGGTGCGGTAGCGGAGCGTATGAAGCTTTGGTCTTTCCTACTGTTCTCTGCCATTTTGACTGCCTTTATCTATCCGGTAGAAGGTTATTGGACTTGGGGTGGCGGCTTCTTGTCAGCGGCGGGTTTTAGTGACTTTGCAGGTTCAGGCATTGTGCACATGGCAGGTGCAGCGGCGGCTTTAGCAGGTGTACTGCTACTGGGGGCGCGCAAAGGTAAATATGGCAAAAATGGTGAAGTATATCCCATCCCAGGTTCAAACATGCCATTGGCAACGTTAGGTACCTTTATTCTTTGGTTTGGCTGGTTTGGTTTTAATGGTGGCTCACAGTTAATGGTGTCTGACTTTGAAAACGCGACGGCGGTTGGGCAAATTTTCCTAAACACCAACGCCGCAGCTGCAGCGGGGGCCATTACCGCGCTATTGGTGTGTAAAACAACTTGGGGCAAAGCCGATTTAACCATGATTCTCAATGGTGCGCTTGCTGGTTTAGTTGCGATTACTGCGGACCCTCTTTCACCATCACCTTTGTATGCGGTGGCGATTGGTGCGGTAGCGGGTGCCTTGGTTGTGTTCAGTATCGTTGGTCTCGATAAGCTAAAAATTGATGATCCAGTGGGTGCGATCTCGGTTCACGGTGTGTGTGGCTTCTTTGGTCTCATGGTCGTACCAATCAGCAACGGTGATGCGAGTTTTCTTTCGCAACTATTTGGCGCAGCAGTGATTTTTGCTTGGGTATTTGGTGCAAGCCTTGCGGTTTGGGCAGTACTCAAAGCCACCATCGGCATCCGAGTATCGGAAGATGAAGAGATGGAAGGAATGGACATGCACGACTGTGGTGTTGGTGCGTACCCAGAATTCGTTACGGTAAAATAA